The window ATTTATTTTGCTTAACTATGCGTTGCATAGTTTGATAAAGTGGCTGTCTAATCGTGGTCTTAATATGATAGCCCTTTTGATGAAGCAGTTCAGTTGAACTAGTTAAGTATTGATTATAACGATTAGTATCTTGTTTAACATCTGATACCTTTAAACCATCTTGCTCAATTAATTTTTCTGCTAAAAGACTAGTACTCTTATTCATTACTAAATTATATAAGTAGCCACTTTGTTTCTTTTGTTTAGATGCTTTTTCAGGAGCAAGGAAGTCAGCACGTAAATCATATTTTTTAGCTGCAAGATAGTCTTTTTTACTGATATCGCCATTTCGATACATCCGAAATAGAACGATATCTTTTCTACGCATCGCTAAATCAAGGTCTTTTTTAATTTTTCCGTTTAAACGATATGGGGTATAAACAGATGGACTTTGAGGTAAACCAGCAATAAAGGCAGCTTGAGGAAGGTTAAGTTCAGAAATAGACTTACCAAATATCCCTTGAGCTGCAGTTTTAATACCTACGATGTTTTCTCCACGGTTGTTTTTACCATAAGGAGCAGCATTTAGATATGAACGGAGAATATCTTCTTTTGAGAAATGCTTTTCAATCTTATGAGCATAAAACATTTCGGTAACTTTTCTTCTCCAAGTGGTCTGACTAGTTAAAAACTGCATTTTAACTAATTGCTGAGTTAAAGTCGATCCACCAGTTTGTACACCAACACCAGTTAGCTCAGAAAGAACAGCTCTAACTAGGGATTTAGGTAAAACTCCTTTATGAATATAGAAATTCTCATCTTCAGTAGCTGTCACAGCATTCTTAACTAAAGGAGTTAGTTCGCTTTCACTTGCCTTTTTAGTGACGGTATCTGGACGAACTGTAGCAATTTTTTTATTGCCAGCATAGTAAAGTGTGGCTGAATTTTGTGCATGGTTTATTTGCTGATTTAATTCGCTAATTGTTGGAATGGGCTGCTGGCGAACGATGCCAAGAGCATAACCACCACCAAAACCGATTAGGAGAAACAAACCAAAAACTGCAATTAAGATCAAATAATGAAAAACACGACGTAAAGTTAAATAAACGATGCCACTGTAAAATTTCCATTGGCTTTCGTCTGATTTGCTTTGAAGTGTTTTAACTTCTGGCCCCGCAGTTAGGAACTCTATGATTTTTTCTTTTAAATTTTTCACAGATCAGGATCCTTTGTTAGTTACTTTCCCCCTATTATAGCAAAAAAAGGACTAGCAATGACGCTGTCCTTTTTTACGAATTTATTAATATTTTGATTTATTTAGTTAATTCATAGATTGCTTCGGCATAAATAGCAATTGAATTAATTAAATCGTCAACCTTCATGTATTCATTTGGTTGGTGCATAACAAGTGGAGCACCTTCTGGTTGAGCACCAAAGGCTACACCATGTTTGAATAAACGGCCATATGTTCCGCCACCAATGATAACTTCGTGACCTTTCTTACCAGTTTGCTTTTCATAAACTGAAAGCAGGGTCTTAACAATTGGATCGTCTCCAGGAACGTAATGAGGAGCTTCTGCTGAACCATCAATTCTGGCGTCTAAGATATCGCCGAATTTTTCGTTAATATTTTTAACCATTTCTTCTGGCTCAATACCTTGTGGGTAGCGAACATTGTTTAATAGGTATGCGTTTTGACCTTCAAAGTTAAACATACTTGGTGAACTAGTTAGGTCGCCCATTAAGTCGTCATGATGGAAAATACCTAATTTCTTACCGTTAAAGTCTTTGTGTTCAACAGTTGCAAGGAAGTGTAAGAAATTCTTCGCTTGACCGTCAAAGTTAAGGCTATCAAGGAAGAGAGCAAGGTAAGTAGCAGCATTTCTACCAGTTTCAGGAGCAGAAGCATGAGCACCATGACCGGTTAAAGTTAATGAAAGACGGCCGCTAAGCATTTCTGCCTTTCCTTCAAGCTTATGCTCTTTCAGGAATAAGTTGAACTTTTCTTTGATGCCATCGATATCGCCTTCAAGTTGAGCATGAGCTGTTTGAGGGATAACATTAGTTGCAATTCCTGATTGGAATGTCCAAAGTTTAACATCGCCTTGGCTTGGGTCATCTTTAAAGTCAAGTTTTAAGGTAACAATGCCTTGTTCACCATTGATAATTGGAAATTCTGCGTCAGGAGAGAAAGCAACATCTGGAGCTGGTTGATGCTTTAAGTAATAGTCAATTCCAACCCAGTTAGTTTCTTCATTAGTTCCAACTACGAAGTCAATTTTCTTTTTAGGTTTAAAGCCATGCTCTTTTAAAATCAGCATGCCATAGTAAGCTGCTAAGGATGGGCCTTTATCATCAGCACTACCACGCCCATAAATTTTGCCATCTTTAATAGTCATCTTAAATGGATCAGTTTTCCAGCCTTCGCCAGCAGGAACGACATCCATGTGGCCGATAATACCAACGCGTTTGTCGCCAGAACCCATGTTGATTCGACCAGCATAGTTATCAAAGTTTTCAGTATCAAAGCCGTCACGTTTAGCAAATGATAAAAACTTCTTCATAGCCTTCACTGGGCCAGGACCTACAGGATATTCTTTGCTAGTATTGTTTAAATCTTCAGAAGAATCAATTGCAATCAATTCTTTTAAATCATTTAAAATAGCATCTTTCTTTTCTTGTGCTAATTTTTTATAATTTAGTTCTTCCATAACGTACTCCTTTAATTTTTATCTCTGATTAAATATTACAGCATTTACATCTGAATAAGTCGACCAAAAGCTTTTATTTGGGACTTTTTCAACTGGTAAATAAGGAAATAGGGCAACGTTTGTTTGACGAAAAGCAGGATCGAGTTTTCGATAATTCTTATAGGCAAATGTGTTTTTATTAAATAAGCCATAATATAAGACTTTAGACGACTTAACCCAGCCATCATCAGTAAGAAGCCATAAATCTTTAACTCCGCCACTTACACCTAGTATTTTATAGTGTTTTCTTGGCATAAGTTGATTCTTTTTACCAGATTGCTTATCAGGTTTATTATAAGTGAAAATTGGATTTTGAGTAGGGTTAATAATACTTAAATTCCAATATGGTAAAATCCATTCAGGTTGTAGGTCCAAACTAACAAGGTCAGCGGGAACAAATTCCTTATCGCCAATTTGGTAAAAAGTCTGTCCTGAAGCAATAACAGCTGAAGAAACATGAACTGGGTCTAAAAAATTAAGTTCTTTTGATGTTGTCACCTTTAGATATGGATTCTCACTAATTGTAGTAGGTACACGGCCAAAGTAAATTCCGTCCTTGTTAACGACATATTTTTTAGTGCCAGTTTTAGCTAATTTGTATTTATAGCCTCTTGCGGGGAAATTAGTGACAACTCCATCAACATCATTGTTGATTAACCAATTCCATAACTTAGGCGACTCATTCATTTCGGCCCAAACAAATACCTTTTGATGTAGCGCGTGAAGTTGACTAATTAGCTTGGGATTTTGGGTAACTAGATCAGATGAGATATTGATTCCGTTTACGTAACTTAGTACTTCAAAATTAATTCTTTGCAAAGAACCAACAATAAAGATTCTTGGAACATCTGGTAACAGTTGACTCATAGTTTTTAAACTTGGTGCAGAAAAGCTGTGAATCATTACTCGATCTTGCATATGGTATTTCTTGATACTGGCAGCAAGGAGTTCTTCCATATTTTTAGGACTATTATGCTTAGTTTTTTTTGTTTCAAGCAAAAATTTAGTGTTAGGTTTATCTTTGTAGTAATCAAATAATTGATCTAAAGAAATAATTGATTCACCATTAGCTTGTTTTAAGGTGTTTAAATAGGAAAAATTATTTTGTGATACAATAACCGATGATCCAACAACTCTGCTTAGATCGCGGTCATGAGAAACAACTAAGACGTTATCTTTGGAAACATGCAGGTCGAGCTCTACATAGTCCGCGCCATCTGCAAAAGCTGAGTTATCACTTTGAATTGTTTCTTCTGGATATTTACTGGGATTACCGCGGTGACCAATGACTAGGAATCCCGATTCAAAAATAAAAATCAAACTAAAAAAAAGGGCTAGGAAATAAAGCCTGCTTGTTTTCATGTGTACACCTCTATTCTTTTTAACAATAGCATGGATGTATACTTTTTTCTATAATTAATATAGTAGTTAATAATCATTTTTAAGAAAGTAGATGCTGCAATATGGCTTATGAGCAACTAGATTTAATCGAAGAAGTTACTCGCAATGATGGATCTAAATATTATGAAATTTCAAATATTGATCAAAATGGTATCGCTGAATTAGCCGTAGATCGTGGATTGATAAAGAAGGTGCGGATACTTCAGCTAAATTTGGCTAGAACAAAAGCACTTCAATTATATGAAGAATATATTAATAAAACGTACCAACTAGAGACTTTAACCAATGAGGATGATTGGAAAGATCCGCAGTGGGTTGAGTGGGAAAAGCCTAAAGGAAAAGTTTTAGACGCCTTTAATACAGTATTAAAAGCCAATCATATTGGTTAGAAGAGAGTAAAGTATGGAAAAATTACGTATTGTTCATACCAATGACCTACATTCTCACTTTGAACAATTTCCTAAAATAAAAAGATATTTACATCAAGCACAAAATGACAAAAGTGTTGATCAAACTTTTACCTTCGATGCTGGAGACTTTATGGATCGTTCTCATCCCTTATCTGATGCAACTGAGGGCCAAGCTAATATTAAGCTGATGAATGAATTTAACTATGATGCGATCACAATTGGTAATAATGAAGGAATCTCTAATTCACATGCAGTTTTAGAAAAATTATTTGATCATGCGAATTTTCCAGTTATTTTAGCTAACTTACGTGAAGAAGATGAAAGTATGCCTAAATGGTGTACTTCATATAAGATTTTTGAAACTAAGAAGAAAACGAGAATTGCAGTTGTTGGCTTAACTGCTGCATATCCTATGACCTATGGTCCTAACCACTGGCATGTGAAGTTGATTTCTGATACTTTAGATAAGTTACTTCCTACAATTAACGGGCAATATGATATGTTAATTATCGTTAGTCATATTGGCTTAAGAATGGATCGGTATATTGCACATCATTATCCAGAAGTGGATTTGATTGTTGGTGGGCATAGTCATGATTATTTACCAAAGGGCGAGAAAGTAAATAAAACATGGATTACCCAAACTGGAAAATGGGGTCAGCATATCGGCGATATTGCGATTCAATTAAATGATGATCACCAGGTAGTGTCAATTGTACCAAATACTGTCAAAACCGCTGATTTACCAAGTTCGGAATCTGATCAAGCTAAAATCGATGCTTGGCGTAAGCAGGGTGAACAAATGCTGCAATCACGTCAAATTGCAAAGTTACCTGCTAAATTTAACGATGATAAAATGGCAGCAATTCAAGTTTCTCTAGATGCAATTAGTGATTTTGCTGGAACTGATATTGCGGTTTTAAATAGTGGCTTATTTTTGACGCCATTTCATCAGGGAATTTTAACAGAAGCTGATTTACAAGCTGCTTTACCTCACCCAATGCATGTAGTGCAAACTAAATTATTTGGAAGTGATGTTTGGCGCATGGTAATGGAGATGGAAAAGAACCGTCATTTTCTAAGCAAGTTTGCCCTCAAAGGAATGAGTTTTAGAGGGAAAATTTTTGGCGATCTTGTTTATAAAGGCATTCAGGTTGATCATGCAAGTAGAACAGTCTACATTAACGGAAAAGAGATTGATCCTGAAAAAGAGTATACAATTGCCTTGCTTGATCATTATGTTTTAATTCCATTTTTCCCTACCATTTCAATTATGGGTAAAAACAAGTTTTTATTCCCTGATTATTTACGAACTGTAATTGGAAACTACTTAAAAGAGAAATATCCAATAGATAAATAGAAAGAAAAATAATGGAGTATAAAGAAGCAGATAAAGAACAACCGCTTTATCATCCTTTGGCTCATGTAATCGTTAATGAAGATAAGATAATGATTAATGGGCGAAAGTATGAAATTTTAGCTAATGTAAAAGATGCTCTAGATATTGAAATGCTAAAAGAGAAATATGATCCTTTCCTTGACCAGTACGATTATTTAGTAGGGGACATTTCAAGTGAGCATTTAAGATTAAAAGGATTTTACGATGAAAAAGATCGCGTTGCAATTGATAAAAAAGCTAATGCGATTGTGGATTATTTAGAGGAATATTGTAATCCTGGCAGTGCATATTTTGTTTTACGACTAGCTCAAGAAAATCAGATTAAAAAGGTTGCATTTGGCAGACAAAATAAGAGAAAAAATATGTCTAATAATCGCTATCATTCTAAACGTCCCTACTTTAAAGAAAGACGTGTCCACAAAACAAGAATTGGTGGCCATAAGA of the Lactobacillus gasseri ATCC 33323 = JCM 1131 genome contains:
- a CDS encoding bifunctional metallophosphatase/5'-nucleotidase, translating into MEKLRIVHTNDLHSHFEQFPKIKRYLHQAQNDKSVDQTFTFDAGDFMDRSHPLSDATEGQANIKLMNEFNYDAITIGNNEGISNSHAVLEKLFDHANFPVILANLREEDESMPKWCTSYKIFETKKKTRIAVVGLTAAYPMTYGPNHWHVKLISDTLDKLLPTINGQYDMLIIVSHIGLRMDRYIAHHYPEVDLIVGGHSHDYLPKGEKVNKTWITQTGKWGQHIGDIAIQLNDDHQVVSIVPNTVKTADLPSSESDQAKIDAWRKQGEQMLQSRQIAKLPAKFNDDKMAAIQVSLDAISDFAGTDIAVLNSGLFLTPFHQGILTEADLQAALPHPMHVVQTKLFGSDVWRMVMEMEKNRHFLSKFALKGMSFRGKIFGDLVYKGIQVDHASRTVYINGKEIDPEKEYTIALLDHYVLIPFFPTISIMGKNKFLFPDYLRTVIGNYLKEKYPIDK
- a CDS encoding YutD family protein → MEYKEADKEQPLYHPLAHVIVNEDKIMINGRKYEILANVKDALDIEMLKEKYDPFLDQYDYLVGDISSEHLRLKGFYDEKDRVAIDKKANAIVDYLEEYCNPGSAYFVLRLAQENQIKKVAFGRQNKRKNMSNNRYHSKRPYFKERRVHKTRIGGHKTAVKFQRGKGSHKNKGFVIKKRKG
- the pepV gene encoding dipeptidase PepV, yielding MEELNYKKLAQEKKDAILNDLKELIAIDSSEDLNNTSKEYPVGPGPVKAMKKFLSFAKRDGFDTENFDNYAGRINMGSGDKRVGIIGHMDVVPAGEGWKTDPFKMTIKDGKIYGRGSADDKGPSLAAYYGMLILKEHGFKPKKKIDFVVGTNEETNWVGIDYYLKHQPAPDVAFSPDAEFPIINGEQGIVTLKLDFKDDPSQGDVKLWTFQSGIATNVIPQTAHAQLEGDIDGIKEKFNLFLKEHKLEGKAEMLSGRLSLTLTGHGAHASAPETGRNAATYLALFLDSLNFDGQAKNFLHFLATVEHKDFNGKKLGIFHHDDLMGDLTSSPSMFNFEGQNAYLLNNVRYPQGIEPEEMVKNINEKFGDILDARIDGSAEAPHYVPGDDPIVKTLLSVYEKQTGKKGHEVIIGGGTYGRLFKHGVAFGAQPEGAPLVMHQPNEYMKVDDLINSIAIYAEAIYELTK
- a CDS encoding glycerophosphodiester phosphodiesterase, coding for MKTSRLYFLALFFSLIFIFESGFLVIGHRGNPSKYPEETIQSDNSAFADGADYVELDLHVSKDNVLVVSHDRDLSRVVGSSVIVSQNNFSYLNTLKQANGESIISLDQLFDYYKDKPNTKFLLETKKTKHNSPKNMEELLAASIKKYHMQDRVMIHSFSAPSLKTMSQLLPDVPRIFIVGSLQRINFEVLSYVNGINISSDLVTQNPKLISQLHALHQKVFVWAEMNESPKLWNWLINNDVDGVVTNFPARGYKYKLAKTGTKKYVVNKDGIYFGRVPTTISENPYLKVTTSKELNFLDPVHVSSAVIASGQTFYQIGDKEFVPADLVSLDLQPEWILPYWNLSIINPTQNPIFTYNKPDKQSGKKNQLMPRKHYKILGVSGGVKDLWLLTDDGWVKSSKVLYYGLFNKNTFAYKNYRKLDPAFRQTNVALFPYLPVEKVPNKSFWSTYSDVNAVIFNQR